A stretch of the Chanos chanos chromosome 1, fChaCha1.1, whole genome shotgun sequence genome encodes the following:
- the cgref1 gene encoding cell growth regulator with EF hand domain protein 1 isoform X1, which yields MSHSSTLPANMASGVLVRCREAVDVMVAGLLLLLVLSPRGHCAPQIPESEGAERMAGSPVLTPANPFGSSEENRKLLQSYIKDNLNKGQASPDLNTWEQEVFFVFSLHDYDKSGQMDGLEAMQLLTDFLSHQSTAPKSAESVVSLVDYLLQTQDLNQDGMLDPSELLSPPMQQEEKERGQQEAESTQQDGGAEASDTDPEERLESEGKTEPEGNRDQPAEEQAEEEQAQASQNEIPESAQEHQNLEQAQEHQNPEQGEDHQVDGEQVQVPVHQGQPEM from the exons ATGAGTCATTCCAGTACGCTCCCAGCAAATATGGCTTCAG GTGTCTTGGTACGGTGCCGTGAAGCCGTTGACGTAATGGTGGCGGGTTTGCTGCTGCTACTCGTCCTTTCTCCGCGGGGTCACTGTGCTCCGCAGATTCCGGAGTCAGAGGG GGCGGAGCGTATGGCGGGGAGTCCAGTTCTTACGCCAGCTAATCCGTTTGGGTCGAGCGAAGAAAACCGCAA ACTACTGCAGAGTTACATCAAAGACAACTTGAATAAAGGACAAGCGAGTCCAGACCTAAACACATGGGAGCAAG AGGTTTTCTTCGTGTTTTCGTTGCACGACTACGACAAAAGCGGGCAGATGGACGGGCTGGAAGCCATGCAGCTCCTCACGGATTTCCTCTCCCATCAGTCGACCGCGCCGAAGTCAGCAGAATCC GTGGTCTCTTTGGTGGATTATTTGCTTCAGACTCAGGATCTGAATCAGGATGGAATGCTAGACCCCTCtgagctgctctctcctccCATGCaacaggaggagaaggagcgAGGGCAGCAGGAGGCGGAGTCCACCCAGCAGGATGGTGGAGCGGAGGCCTCAGACACCGACCCAGAGGAGCGCCTGGAGTCAGAGGGCAAGACGGAACCGGAGGGGAACCGGGATCAGCCAGCAGAGGAGCAGGCGGAAGAAGAACAAGCTCAGGCGTCGCAGAATGAAATACCGGAATCAGCTCAAGAACATCAGAACCTAGAACAGGCTCAGGAACATCAGAACCCAGAGCAGGGTGAAGACCATCAGGTCGACGGAGAACAGGTTCAGGTTCCGGTTCACCAAGGGCAACCTGAAATGTGA
- the cgref1 gene encoding cell growth regulator with EF hand domain protein 1 isoform X2, with product MERVRAASERGVLVRCREAVDVMVAGLLLLLVLSPRGHCAPQIPESEGAERMAGSPVLTPANPFGSSEENRKLLQSYIKDNLNKGQASPDLNTWEQEVFFVFSLHDYDKSGQMDGLEAMQLLTDFLSHQSTAPKSAESVVSLVDYLLQTQDLNQDGMLDPSELLSPPMQQEEKERGQQEAESTQQDGGAEASDTDPEERLESEGKTEPEGNRDQPAEEQAEEEQAQASQNEIPESAQEHQNLEQAQEHQNPEQGEDHQVDGEQVQVPVHQGQPEM from the exons ATGGAGCGGGTGCGCGCTGCCTCCGAGCGAG GTGTCTTGGTACGGTGCCGTGAAGCCGTTGACGTAATGGTGGCGGGTTTGCTGCTGCTACTCGTCCTTTCTCCGCGGGGTCACTGTGCTCCGCAGATTCCGGAGTCAGAGGG GGCGGAGCGTATGGCGGGGAGTCCAGTTCTTACGCCAGCTAATCCGTTTGGGTCGAGCGAAGAAAACCGCAA ACTACTGCAGAGTTACATCAAAGACAACTTGAATAAAGGACAAGCGAGTCCAGACCTAAACACATGGGAGCAAG AGGTTTTCTTCGTGTTTTCGTTGCACGACTACGACAAAAGCGGGCAGATGGACGGGCTGGAAGCCATGCAGCTCCTCACGGATTTCCTCTCCCATCAGTCGACCGCGCCGAAGTCAGCAGAATCC GTGGTCTCTTTGGTGGATTATTTGCTTCAGACTCAGGATCTGAATCAGGATGGAATGCTAGACCCCTCtgagctgctctctcctccCATGCaacaggaggagaaggagcgAGGGCAGCAGGAGGCGGAGTCCACCCAGCAGGATGGTGGAGCGGAGGCCTCAGACACCGACCCAGAGGAGCGCCTGGAGTCAGAGGGCAAGACGGAACCGGAGGGGAACCGGGATCAGCCAGCAGAGGAGCAGGCGGAAGAAGAACAAGCTCAGGCGTCGCAGAATGAAATACCGGAATCAGCTCAAGAACATCAGAACCTAGAACAGGCTCAGGAACATCAGAACCCAGAGCAGGGTGAAGACCATCAGGTCGACGGAGAACAGGTTCAGGTTCCGGTTCACCAAGGGCAACCTGAAATGTGA
- the cgref1 gene encoding cell growth regulator with EF hand domain protein 1 isoform X3, producing MVAGLLLLLVLSPRGHCAPQIPESEGAERMAGSPVLTPANPFGSSEENRKLLQSYIKDNLNKGQASPDLNTWEQEVFFVFSLHDYDKSGQMDGLEAMQLLTDFLSHQSTAPKSAESVVSLVDYLLQTQDLNQDGMLDPSELLSPPMQQEEKERGQQEAESTQQDGGAEASDTDPEERLESEGKTEPEGNRDQPAEEQAEEEQAQASQNEIPESAQEHQNLEQAQEHQNPEQGEDHQVDGEQVQVPVHQGQPEM from the exons ATGGTGGCGGGTTTGCTGCTGCTACTCGTCCTTTCTCCGCGGGGTCACTGTGCTCCGCAGATTCCGGAGTCAGAGGG GGCGGAGCGTATGGCGGGGAGTCCAGTTCTTACGCCAGCTAATCCGTTTGGGTCGAGCGAAGAAAACCGCAA ACTACTGCAGAGTTACATCAAAGACAACTTGAATAAAGGACAAGCGAGTCCAGACCTAAACACATGGGAGCAAG AGGTTTTCTTCGTGTTTTCGTTGCACGACTACGACAAAAGCGGGCAGATGGACGGGCTGGAAGCCATGCAGCTCCTCACGGATTTCCTCTCCCATCAGTCGACCGCGCCGAAGTCAGCAGAATCC GTGGTCTCTTTGGTGGATTATTTGCTTCAGACTCAGGATCTGAATCAGGATGGAATGCTAGACCCCTCtgagctgctctctcctccCATGCaacaggaggagaaggagcgAGGGCAGCAGGAGGCGGAGTCCACCCAGCAGGATGGTGGAGCGGAGGCCTCAGACACCGACCCAGAGGAGCGCCTGGAGTCAGAGGGCAAGACGGAACCGGAGGGGAACCGGGATCAGCCAGCAGAGGAGCAGGCGGAAGAAGAACAAGCTCAGGCGTCGCAGAATGAAATACCGGAATCAGCTCAAGAACATCAGAACCTAGAACAGGCTCAGGAACATCAGAACCCAGAGCAGGGTGAAGACCATCAGGTCGACGGAGAACAGGTTCAGGTTCCGGTTCACCAAGGGCAACCTGAAATGTGA